Proteins from one Calditrichota bacterium genomic window:
- the uraD gene encoding 2-oxo-4-hydroxy-4-carboxy-5-ureidoimidazoline decarboxylase, which translates to MTLDILNNLPLKQLRLELCKCCGSSKWIKEMTRLLPFENLEQIKQNAMDVWETCSEVDWLEAFSYHPRIGEKEIEEKFSSTAGFAKNEQAAVGQASKKVISELAELNNTYFQKFGFIFIIFATGKSAQEMLLELKIRIKNERETEIKIAADEQLKITLLRIEKMLNKQ; encoded by the coding sequence ATGACACTTGATATTTTAAATAATCTCCCTTTAAAGCAATTACGGCTTGAGCTTTGCAAATGCTGCGGATCATCTAAATGGATAAAAGAGATGACCCGTTTGCTTCCATTTGAGAATCTTGAACAAATAAAACAGAATGCCATGGATGTGTGGGAAACGTGTTCTGAAGTTGACTGGTTGGAAGCATTCAGTTACCACCCGCGGATTGGTGAAAAAGAAATTGAGGAAAAATTTTCTTCAACAGCCGGCTTCGCAAAAAATGAACAGGCTGCCGTTGGGCAAGCATCCAAAAAGGTCATTTCAGAATTGGCAGAATTAAATAACACCTATTTCCAAAAATTTGGATTTATTTTTATAATATTCGCCACAGGAAAAAGTGCTCAAGAAATGCTTTTAGAGCTGAAAATTCGAATTAAAAATGAGCGTGAAACAGAAATAAAAATTGCTGCGGATGAACAACTAAAAATTACTTTGCTGCGAATTGAAAAAATGCTTAATAAACAGTGA
- the uraH gene encoding hydroxyisourate hydrolase: MSQITTHVLDTSLGRPGQKIKIELQKPDGVNWKTIAQGVTNDDGRISDLLKPDEVLEPGVYKMFFHSGDYFRFMGINTFFPYVEIVFETTDTEHYHVPLLLNPFGYSTYRGS, encoded by the coding sequence ATGAGCCAGATAACTACACACGTTCTTGATACTTCACTAGGTAGGCCCGGACAAAAAATAAAGATTGAATTGCAGAAACCAGATGGAGTTAACTGGAAAACAATTGCGCAAGGTGTAACCAATGATGATGGTCGAATTTCGGACTTGCTTAAACCAGATGAAGTGCTTGAGCCAGGGGTTTATAAAATGTTTTTCCACAGTGGTGATTATTTTCGGTTCATGGGCATAAATACTTTTTTTCCATATGTAGAGATTGTCTTTGAAACAACGGATACAGAGCATTATCACGTCCCACTATTGTTAAATCCATTTGGCTATTCAACCTATCGTGGCAGCTGA
- a CDS encoding phosphoenolpyruvate kinase, whose translation MKLSIPESAKEKIFTELKTANIAFQNIYPGDRHDRQPVHTVYGGANLFKSDSIKKMNERALKTLKTNAPDFVEFAKVLMLEKHDQLPDNASQIKALKSKLENNPDQKNHPAWLSFAVYNKVIEKLKREAVEDFRIDFEDGFGNRRWPEEDETAVFTAKELAKGMNEKTISPFVGIRIKPFTEDLKERGARTLDIFVTTLLAETNGALPDNFVVMLPKVTIPEQVTAIVHLFEILEKVNGLPANSLKMEIMVETTQAIMNDEGTNSLMRFIRASKGRCIATHFGTYDYTASCDITAKYQTMAHPVCDFAHHVTRVALGHTGIWLSDGATNVMPVGPHRGENLSESQLAENKRVVHRAWKMGYDHVRHSLFNGFYQGWDLHPSQLPVRYAAVYAFFLESYEDAAMRLKKFVEQAARATLTGDVFDDAATGQGLLNYFLRALNCGAISVDEALATGLTIEEFRSRSFLKILEGRRK comes from the coding sequence ATGAAATTATCAATCCCAGAATCCGCAAAAGAAAAAATTTTTACCGAGCTAAAAACAGCAAATATTGCCTTTCAAAATATTTATCCCGGAGATCGGCATGACCGGCAACCCGTGCATACAGTTTATGGTGGCGCCAATTTGTTCAAATCAGATTCAATAAAAAAAATGAACGAACGCGCATTGAAAACCCTAAAAACAAACGCGCCGGATTTTGTTGAGTTTGCAAAAGTATTAATGCTGGAAAAACATGATCAGTTGCCAGATAATGCCAGTCAAATAAAAGCACTTAAAAGCAAGTTGGAAAACAATCCGGATCAAAAAAACCATCCGGCTTGGCTATCATTTGCTGTTTACAACAAAGTGATCGAAAAACTTAAACGAGAAGCTGTAGAAGATTTCCGGATAGATTTTGAAGACGGCTTTGGTAACCGCAGATGGCCGGAGGAAGATGAAACGGCTGTTTTTACTGCAAAAGAACTGGCCAAAGGAATGAACGAAAAAACAATTTCTCCTTTTGTTGGAATCCGCATAAAACCTTTTACTGAAGATTTAAAGGAACGAGGTGCAAGGACACTGGATATTTTTGTCACTACTCTGCTTGCCGAAACAAATGGAGCTTTGCCTGATAATTTTGTGGTGATGCTGCCCAAAGTTACTATCCCAGAACAGGTTACAGCAATCGTCCACCTTTTTGAAATCCTCGAAAAAGTAAACGGTCTGCCCGCAAATTCATTAAAAATGGAAATTATGGTTGAGACTACCCAGGCCATCATGAATGATGAAGGAACAAATTCATTGATGCGTTTTATCCGGGCAAGCAAAGGGCGTTGCATCGCCACCCATTTTGGTACATATGATTACACGGCTTCCTGTGATATCACCGCGAAGTATCAAACCATGGCGCATCCTGTTTGCGATTTTGCCCACCATGTAACACGCGTTGCTTTAGGCCATACAGGAATTTGGTTATCCGATGGAGCGACCAATGTTATGCCGGTTGGTCCACATCGTGGAGAAAACCTATCTGAATCTCAATTGGCAGAAAATAAGAGAGTTGTACATCGTGCCTGGAAAATGGGCTATGACCATGTTCGTCATTCTTTATTTAACGGTTTTTACCAGGGATGGGATTTGCATCCTTCGCAGCTCCCGGTTCGTTATGCGGCAGTGTATGCCTTTTTTCTGGAAAGTTATGAGGATGCGGCGATGCGTTTAAAAAAGTTTGTTGAGCAGGCAGCTCGGGCAACTTTAACCGGTGATGTGTTTGATGATGCTGCCACGGGCCAGGGTTTATTGAACTATTTTCTGCGTGCGTTAAATTGCGGCGCAATTTCTGTTGATGAAGCATTGGCTACCGGTTTGACAATTGAGGAATTTCGCTCGCGGTCCTTTTTGAAGATTTTGGAAGGAAGAAGGAAATAA
- a CDS encoding XdhC family protein gives MEIYNKINTLIAENESFVTATIVEHKGSAPGKTGFKIIIESDGTTTGTVGGGAIEKKVIEEAQKRLSTSENGLQEYLLSDKIEKDETAEIVPMSCAGRVTIFYEVNGNRPTVYVFGGGHVGQALLYHLKPLGYHSILVDNRIEFAEAVKNPNASEIIHADYEEFANSFEPVPNSFVAILTHGHKYDSKILNIFYKRGLDFPYIGIIASKTKAAGIMKNLRDSLDEKVDTSKIYSPIGLKIGGNSASEIGLAISAEIQSVRYGKILIDGDKK, from the coding sequence ATGGAAATTTATAATAAAATAAATACGCTAATCGCAGAAAATGAATCGTTTGTAACAGCCACCATTGTTGAGCACAAAGGTTCAGCTCCGGGAAAAACCGGTTTTAAAATTATTATTGAAAGCGATGGAACCACAACCGGAACAGTTGGTGGGGGTGCCATTGAAAAGAAAGTAATTGAAGAAGCACAGAAAAGACTGTCAACATCAGAAAATGGTTTACAGGAATATCTCTTATCCGATAAAATAGAGAAAGATGAGACAGCTGAAATCGTCCCAATGTCTTGTGCCGGGCGAGTTACAATTTTTTATGAAGTCAACGGAAATCGTCCAACAGTTTATGTTTTTGGTGGCGGTCATGTGGGCCAGGCGCTGTTGTATCATTTAAAGCCATTGGGGTATCATTCTATTCTTGTGGATAACCGGATTGAATTTGCCGAAGCAGTAAAAAATCCAAATGCCTCAGAAATTATCCATGCAGATTATGAAGAGTTTGCTAATTCATTTGAGCCTGTACCCAATTCATTTGTGGCAATTTTAACTCATGGCCATAAATACGATTCCAAAATATTAAATATATTTTATAAACGGGGATTGGATTTTCCGTACATCGGGATTATTGCTTCTAAAACAAAAGCTGCCGGGATTATGAAAAACCTGCGGGATTCATTGGATGAAAAAGTAGATACATCTAAAATTTATTCACCGATTGGTCTCAAGATTGGCGGGAACTCTGCTTCAGAAATCGGGCTGGCAATTAGCGCCGAAATACAATCTGTACGATATGGAAAAATTCTGATTGACGGAGATAAAAAGTAA
- the alc gene encoding allantoicase has product MNNKKPEFVKLTNLAAEGLGSKTLACSDDFFAPMHNLIQEGRGIFIADKYTENGKWMDGWESRRKRTPGNDWCIIKLAVPGTITGVDIDTNHFLGNHPPHSSIEGCYVDDQTNTDELISNKNLWQEILPISSLEPGSHNFYDIESEKQFTHLRLNIFPDGGVARLKVYGHVYKNWDSVNKEDEIDLASALNGGQAVLCNDMFFSHMQNLLKPERGKNMGDGWETKRNRTPGNVDWVIIKLAHPGVIKKVVIDTAHFKGNFPDSFMLQGFNFGDNNNPDFENITWQELLPKSKLNADLEHEFINELKNIGQISHVKLNIFPDGGISRLRLFGTLK; this is encoded by the coding sequence GTGAATAATAAAAAACCAGAATTCGTCAAACTAACAAATCTTGCTGCAGAAGGACTGGGTTCAAAAACCCTTGCTTGCAGCGATGATTTTTTTGCTCCAATGCACAACCTTATTCAAGAAGGACGTGGCATTTTTATTGCCGATAAATATACCGAAAATGGAAAGTGGATGGATGGTTGGGAGTCTCGCCGTAAACGTACTCCCGGCAATGATTGGTGCATAATTAAACTTGCCGTTCCCGGAACCATCACAGGTGTTGATATTGATACAAATCATTTTCTGGGCAATCATCCACCGCATTCATCCATAGAAGGTTGTTATGTTGATGACCAAACGAATACCGATGAGCTAATCTCAAACAAAAATTTGTGGCAGGAGATTTTGCCTATATCAAGCTTGGAACCCGGTAGCCATAATTTTTATGACATCGAGTCTGAAAAGCAGTTTACACATTTACGATTAAATATTTTTCCTGATGGCGGCGTTGCCCGATTAAAAGTTTACGGACATGTTTATAAAAACTGGGATTCAGTAAATAAGGAAGATGAAATTGATTTGGCTTCTGCATTAAATGGAGGACAGGCTGTTTTATGCAACGATATGTTTTTTAGCCATATGCAAAATTTACTTAAACCGGAACGCGGCAAAAACATGGGTGACGGTTGGGAAACAAAACGAAACAGAACACCTGGGAATGTGGATTGGGTAATAATAAAACTGGCTCATCCGGGCGTAATTAAAAAGGTAGTTATTGATACAGCGCATTTTAAAGGCAATTTTCCTGATAGTTTTATGCTGCAAGGATTTAATTTTGGAGATAATAATAATCCGGATTTTGAAAATATAACCTGGCAGGAATTATTACCAAAATCCAAACTCAATGCGGATCTTGAACATGAGTTTATAAATGAACTAAAAAATATTGGCCAAATTAGTCATGTTAAATTAAATATTTTCCCGGATGGCGGAATTAGTCGTCTGCGGCTTTTTGGAACATTAAAATGA